AATATCAATCCAGCCGGTCATACCCGGATGCCGCGCTACGTGCGGGGCAAGCCGGGCCGGATTGATCGTGTCCACGGCACCTTCGTCTACCCCGACAGCAATGCCCACGGCGGCGGCGAACAACCCCAGCCGCTGTATTCGGTCTGTTTCGAGGCTCAGGCCCTGTGGGGGCCTGACACGCCGCGCCGCGACAGCCTGTACATCGACCTGTGGGAAGATCATTTGGAAGCCGCATGAGGACAGTCTTATGAGCAACGAGCATCATGACGCTCCGCCCGATCCCAGACTCGAAAAACACCACACGCCCGAGCAGACCCAGGCTCTGGAAGAGCGAGTCGGGGCGCTCGAGTCCGTCCTGACCCAAAAGGGTCTGGTCGCAAGCGCAGCGCTCGACAAGATCGTCGAGCTGTACGAAAACGACCTGGGACCGCTCAAGGGCGCCCAGGTTGTGGCCCGCGCCTGGGTTGACCCGGCCTATAAACAGCGCCTGCTGAGCAACGCCACCGCCGCCATTGAGGAGCTGGGCCTGGGAGGTTTGCAGGGCGAGCACATGGTCGTGGTCGAGAACACGCCGACGACCCATAATGTCGTCGTGTGTACGCTGTGCTCGTGCTACCCCTGGCCGGTCCTGGGCCTGCCGCCGACCTGGTTCAAGAGCGCGCCCTACCGCTCGCGGGTGGTCATTGATCCGCGTGGTGTGCTGCGCGAGTTCGGCCTGGAGCTGGACGAGTCGATCGCCGTCCGGGTGTGGGACAGCAGCGCCG
This region of Desulfurellaceae bacterium genomic DNA includes:
- the nthA gene encoding nitrile hydratase subunit alpha: MSNEHHDAPPDPRLEKHHTPEQTQALEERVGALESVLTQKGLVASAALDKIVELYENDLGPLKGAQVVARAWVDPAYKQRLLSNATAAIEELGLGGLQGEHMVVVENTPTTHNVVVCTLCSCYPWPVLGLPPTWFKSAPYRSRVVIDPRGVLREFGLELDESIAVRVWDSSAEIRYMVLPERPSGTEQLSEDELARLVDRDAMIGVTTVRFDPDPQSA